The proteins below are encoded in one region of Myxocyprinus asiaticus isolate MX2 ecotype Aquarium Trade chromosome 13, UBuf_Myxa_2, whole genome shotgun sequence:
- the dnaja3a gene encoding dnaJ heat shock protein family (Hsp40) member A3a: protein MACSAARSSARWITVAASSCHTRACPALISCPNGAYRSFSKLSGRPMWTSGGMIGGRDGTAVTLRGMTGMGPSHIICKLSFHTSTPVNKQDFYQILGVPRTATQKEIKKAYYQMAKKYHPDTNKEDPQAKEKFAQLAEAYEVLSDEVKRKQYDTYGSAGFDAGQAGAGHQHYWSGGASIDPEELFRKIFGEFSGAQGFGDFNAIFDQPQEYVMELTFAQAAKGVNKEIMVNIEGTCQRCDGRGHEPGSKVQHCGNCNGTGMETMNTGPFVMRSPCRRCGGRGSVITSPCTVCRGTGQTKQRRTVTVPVPAGIEDGQTVRMPVGKKEIFITFRVQKSPIFRRDGADIHSDVMISVAQAILGGTVRAQGLYETVNLSIPAGIQSDQRIRLSGKGIPRVSGYGYGDHYVHVKIKIPKMLTDRQRALLMSYAEDETDVEGTVSGVTSTTAGKRSTGN from the exons ATGGCGTGTTCCGCGGCTCGCAGCTCCGCACGCTGGATCACAGTGGCCGCGTCCTCCTGCCACACACGAGCCTGTCCAGCCCTCATCTCCTGCCCGAATGGAGCCTACAGGAGCTTCTCAAAGCTGTCAGGCCGGCCGATGTGGACGTCAGGCGGCATGATTGGAGGGAGAGACGGGACTGCGGTGACATTGAGAGGCATGACAG GTATGGGCCCATCTCACATCATCTGTAAGCTGTCGTTCCACACCAGTACTCCTGTTAATAAACAAGACTTCTACCAGATTCTGGGAGTTCCTCGCACAGCCACACAGAAGGAAATTAAGAAAGCTTATTACCAG ATGGCAAAGAAATATCATCCAGACACTAACAAAGAGGACCCACAAGCCAAGGAGAAGTTTGCACAGCTAGCAGAGGCCTACGAG GTGCTCAGCGATGAGGTGAAGAGGAAGCAGTACGACACGTACGGTTCTGCCGGGTTTGACGCGGGTCAGGCTGGGGCCGGTCATCAGCACTACTGGAGCGGAGGAGCGAGCATTGACCCAGAGGAGCTTTTCCGCAAGATCTTTGGAGAGTTTTCTGGAGCGCAAGGCTTCGGGGATTTTAACGCCATCTTCGATCAACCGCAAGAG TATGTTATGGAGTTGACGTTCGCTCAGGCTGCCAAAGGTGTGAATAAGGAAATTATGGTGAACATCGAGGGCACCTGCCAGCGCTGTGACGGCAGAGGACACGAGCCGGGATCTAAAGTCCAGCATTGCGGCAACTGCAACGGGACGGGCATG GAGACCATGAACACGGGGCCGTTTGTGATGCGCTCTCCTTGTCGGCGCTGTGGTGGTCGGGGTTCGGTCATTACCTCGCCCTGTACAGTGTGTCGAGGGACAGGTCAGACCAAACAAAGGAGGACCGTCACAGTGCCGGTACCTGCGG GTATTGAGGACGGACAGACGGTCAGAATGCCGGTGGGGAAGAAAGAGATCTTCATTACATTCAGA GTCCAGAAGAGTCCGATCTTCAGAAGAGACGGTGCTGATATCCATTCTGACGTCATGATTTCTGTAGCTCAGGCCATACTGGGCGGCACGGTCCGAGCGCAAGGATTATACGAGACTGTCAACCTTTCT ATCCCAGCTGGAATCCAGTCCGACCAGAGGATCCGGTTGTCCGGGAAAGGAATCCCGCGGGTCAGCGGCTACGGTTACGGCGACCACTACGTCCACGTCAAGATCAAAATTCCCAA GATGTTGACAGACAGACAGCGAGCGCTCTTGATGAGCTATGCAGAGGACGAAACAGACGTGGAGGGAACCGTCAGTGGGGTGACCAGCACCACTGCAG GTAAAAGATCCACTGGAAATTGA
- the LOC127449752 gene encoding heme oxygenase 2-like codes for MSAIKTEDAANGKSVANGGGVVYEEGGVTVLRSTDLSEMLAAGTKEVHEKAENTQFVKDFLRGRIRKELFKLGHVALYFTYSTMEEEIERNKDHPQFAPLYFPIELHRHDALARDLEYFYGEDWQNQISCSPATQCYVDRIHQIGQEDPVLLVAHAYTRYMGDLSGGQVLRKVAQRAMKLPTTGEGLNFYEFDGIHSTKAFKQLYRSRMNELELDMDTKEKIVEEAKRAFYFNMEVFGELEEVGKTLQDDVLDPAPVHGDMQGHNSQCPYPAAKKAASGGSTYICQMAMIVLKNPSAQVLLAAWIAALAGLAAWYLM; via the exons ATGTCAGCAATAAAGACAGAAGATGCAGCCAATGGCAAGAGTGTTGCTAATGGAGGAGGAGTCGTGTATGAAGAGGGCGGAGTTACGGTCCTCAG GTCTACAGACCTGTCAGAGATGTTGGCAGCAGGAACTAAAGAAGTTCACGAAAAGGCGGAAAACACACAGTTTGTCAAAGATTTTTTGAGGGGACGAATCCGCAAGGAGCTTTTTAAG CTTGGCCATGTGGCTTTATACTTCACATATTCCACCATGGAAGAAGAAATCGAAAGAAATAAAGATCACCCTCAGTTCGCTCCACTCTACTTCCCTATTGAACTCCACCGGCATGATGCTCTGGCTCGGGATCTGGAGTATTTCTACGGTGAAGACTGGCAAAACCAGATCAGCTGCTCTCCGGCCACTCAATGCTACGTGGACCGTATACACCAGATCGGCCAGGAAGACCCTGTGCTTTTAGTGGCTCACGCTTACACCCGCTACATGGGCGACCTGTCGGGTGGTCAGGTGCTGAGGAAGGTGGCCCAGCGTGCTATGAAGCTGCCAACAACTGGAGAAGGGCTGAACTTCTATGAGTTTGATGGTATTCACAGCACCAAGGCCTTTAAACAGCTGTACCGCAGCCGAATGAATGAGCTGGAGCTCGACATGGACACCAAAGAGAAGATCGTGGAAGAAGCTAAACGAGCCTTTTACTTCAATATGGAG GTTTTTGGAGAACTGGAGGAAGTAGGAAAGACGCTTCAGGATGATGTTTTAGATCCAGCTCCTGTTCATGGTGACATGCAGGGACATAACAGCCAGTGCCCTTACCCCGCTGCCAAAAAGG CTGCCAGCGGAGGATCTACGTATATTTGCCAGATGGCCATGATCGTGCTTAAAAATCCCTCCGCTCAAGTCCTATTGGCTGCCTGGATTGCTGCCTTAGCTGGATTGGCTGCTTGGTACCTCATGTGA